The window CAGTATGAGATCTTTTTGATGGCGTAAACAAAATAATCCACCAGATGTCAGCAAAAGCGCACGTTGAGAAAAGATGGTTGCTCGAAAAGTGTGCAGTTCTCCACAAAACCGCTAGGTGGCACATGAAAACTGCAGAAAGGGCTTTTTGCTGGAACATTCTCACTCACTCAGTGAGAGTCAGCCCGGGTTAGGGTTTTTAAAGATATGCTTAGaggttcaaattagggtttcaaatcggggttagggtttcaaattgggggtTCTAAACAAGGATtacggtttcaaattggggttttaaaGACAGTGTTAGGGGTTTAAGCCTGGTTCAGGTCTCAAActcagggttggggtttcaaatgagggtctCGAGTCtaggatagggtttcaaattaggctttaaAGTTTgagttaggttttcaaattaggatttcgaGCCTGGGTTAGAGTTTGAAATGAATGATTAaagacaggattagggtttcatgtTGAGATTTCAAACTTGGTCAAAGGCTCGGGGTTCCATACCaggggttatggtttcaaacaaggCCCAGGGTTTCGCATTAGGGTCTCAAGCCTGCGGGACTATATGTTGCCTAACGCGAGAGGTGAAAAGTTGACACTGAGCATTTGTTATGATCGCAAGCAACACCAAATAACCTTCAAACGTCCCGTGTGAGTTTCCCCGATACCGACTCTCGCATCGTCTCGCGCTCAAATATGTCGCCGGGCCGGTCcgggaggcggcggcggccatGTCGCAAACTTCCTCGAGGTGCTTTTTTCTCGAGATGTTATATTCCTGAGAAAGAGGCGAGCCGGGCTTTCTCAAGCCGCCCCCGCTCGGCTATCTTCGGAAGCAAGAAGCTATAGCTGCGCTAAGCCGTCGTGGCGCACTTTTCGATGGAGCGTAATAAGTCGTGTTCCTGCACAGACGTTTCTTTGTCACGGCACAAAGCGTTGATTGTCCAGCACACTGTCTCCATTTCACATCACTTTCCTCCAGACGGCACCCAAGTAGGTGGCGGCCGTTTTGGGTTGCGTCCATCTCCATAACATGAAGCTTTATCAAAACGATGTCACATAGAATTCCATTTCCTCCAGACAGCACTGGAAGTAGAAGTCAGCCTTTTTGTCGCACCCATCCTTAGCGAGCGCTGTTTTTCAGTTAGCAAAATTGAAGTGATTTATGAATTACGCTGTGAAGGCGAtcatttttgcaattttggGCGGGTTTTGGGGGCGTCCCGTCTGGCGGgccataaaatacatattttcactttcattattttttttcttgaacaaaccctttttcttggaaaaatacaattttaatctcttattatttctattttctccccaaaaagtttttttttttttgttccataaAGTTGGACTTAAAACttttttccatcaaaaataCAGATGTATTCCACAAAAATATGATGTAATTCTTGTAAGATTTTCCCTAAAAATAAGTAAGCTTAAGCataacatttctttaaaaaaatcactttttcccccccaacatatttttattgcaaCAAAGCATGACATAATAACACTGAATtacaattcacttttttttttaaaacaatgtgaaTATGCAAATACAATAGTGTGTCAACATAAGCGCGGAAAAGGGAAATACAATTGTCTGTAGTATAACtatgtgaaataaaaacaaactacaCACAATAAACAAGCCCCAAGAGGAATGAGCTTGTTTGCGCTTCGACTATTTTGATCCTCGACGCTTCCCGTGGCCACGGCTCAGGTTGCCAAGGGAGACGGCGGAAGTGTTTGATCGCCGCCTCCGCCGAGATGGAGAAATATGAGAAAATCAAAGTTGTGGGAAGAGGAGCATTCGGGTGAACCGAACGGCGTTTAAAGCAACTATTcactcttgtcttagtcctCACACTCTTTATTTGGGTATTCACAGAACGAGAGTTAGACGTGTAAAAATCCACGCAGTTGAGTCGATAAGGCTCGCCTGCTAACTGCTAGCTTGTTTTGACGACATATGGACGAGAAACACTTCTTAATATCATGTACACGTCTTCTACATCGTTGAAaccgttttttttaaaatggtgtttGCCAACTTATTTTCACTCGTATTTTCACTAAGACTACAACTAGGCATCGAAACAAACGACACACTCACTGGAAGCAAAGCTAATCTCATCAGTGAACTTCTTTTTGTGATGTACTTCATATGTTATTGGAACATTAGAatatggatggagggatggatgtttCACATTATTTCATGTCATACACAGGGTTGACACCGGTCGGTTTacacaaaaagaaataatttggGAAAACGTTTTAAAAGTAGATATTTTTCCTGACATCCATCCCTTGCTGGCTGACTTCCTTTTTTCCCTTCAGAACAGCTTGTTATTCTTGCATCTTTCCACGCTTTTCTGCCTTCCTTTCGGGCCTTCCTGCCAAATTCCCTTCTGGACTTTTGACGACCGTCGCTTCAAAAGCCTGTTAATCGACACCCGAACTGTCCGTCAGGATCGTCCACCTGTGTCGCCGGCGCAGCGACGGCGGCTTGGTGATCCTGAAGGAGATCCCAGTGGAGCAGATGTCCCGGGACGAGCGCCTGGCCGCTCAGAACGAGTGTCAGGTGCTGAAGCTGCTCAACCACCCCAATATCATCGAGTACTACGAGAACTTTCTGGAGGACAAGGCGCTCATGATCGCCATGGAGTACGCGCCGGGTAAGCTAACGATAAGTACGGCCGACACGGCATTCGGTAGACGTCCGTCGTGAGCGGACAGTCCCAAAAAGTCACAGGAGGGCTGCCGTTTTGGGTCGCAGCCGCCATTTTGGGGTTCGATGACTCTTGGCCGCGCCTACGAAATCGTCTTCAATTccgcccctgaagccagtttgacTCGGGCGCGGGCGGAACTCGCCACCGAAGTCTTCTCGGCTTGACATGACTCTTAATAGCTCTAAATAGGATTTTTTATGTTGACATGCAGGCGGCACCCTGGCTGACTACATCCAGAAGCGCTGCAACTCTCTGCTGGATGAGGACACCATCCTTCACTTCTTTGTGCAGATCCTGCTGGCCCTGTACCACGTGCACAACAAGCTCATCCTGCACAGGGACCTCAAGACGCAGAATATTCTGCTGGACAAGCACCAGATGATCGTCAAGATCGGTGACTTCGGCATCTCCAAAATCCTCGTCAGCAAAAGCAAAGCGTACACAGTGAGTTCTGTTGAGGAGCAAAGTTGTGtattgttgagaaaaaaaagtcctaattttGTTGACCATTTTTGGGAAACAAGTTATAATGTTAAAagcattaaacaaaaatatattacattgaTATTAttgagagaataaagttgtatttttatattgattATTCTTTCttctattcacatttttttgggggagaataAAATTGTGTATTGTCATCATTTGTgtcaatgacattttttgggaagAGAAGTGTTAggaataattatttttccaaaacgttttttttttcaagaaaattatgttttttttaatcttatttttcttaaaacggacttagtttttttttttgtgtgaaagtagttgtaatattacgagaataaagttaaCATTTCCTGTGAAAATAAGTTGTATAGttttgaaaaatgacttttcatCCCGTCAATGCAAGCTCTTCCTCCAAAATTCAGACTTTattcttgggggggggaaaaaaaaacaaatctaaaaaaaaattgtctttattCTCGTACTATTGCAACTGTTTTCATTAAAGAATTAAATTTCATCTCAAGaaaaaagtattctatattttttttattatcactttttatcttggaaaaaactgagactttattcttgtaagatgaCTTGAAAAAATCTAAGATGAAAACGTTTTTCTTGAAGGAAATACAACTTCTGCGAATATTATTCTTGTGATAGTCTTCCAATGATCGTCGCTTCCTTTCAGTGTGGCACGAATATGCCGCGGTCCAATTCCGTGCCGTATGCCGACGCCATACATTTCCTCACGAAGTCATCGGAGTGTTTCTCCCTCGGCAGGTGGTCGGGACACCGTGTTACATCTCTCCAGAGCTGTGCGAGGGAAAGCCGTACAACCAGAAGAGTGACATCTGGGCTCTGGGCTGCGTGCTGTACGAGCTGGCGAGCCTGAAGAGAGCCTTTGAAGCCGCCGTAAGAAAGCGTCCGCGAGCTTGAATGGCGCTCAGGAGAGCGACGGCGAGACAAATCTGGAGATGTTGTCGTTTCAGAATCTCCCCGCCCTGGTGCTGAAGATCATGAGCGGCACCTTCGCCCCCATCTCGGACCGCTACAGCCCCGAGCTGCGTCAGCTCATCCTCAACATGCTCAACCTGGATCCCTCCAAGCGGCCTCAACTCAACGAAATCACGGCGCTCCCGATCTGCATACGTCCGCTGCTCAATCTCTGCACGGACATCGGCAACGTCAAGATGCGCAGGTGACCCGCTTTTGGGGAGCCAGTTCACCGGGAAACATGAAATGTGCTGTACGTGTCTGTAATGAGCGGACCCACAAAAAAGcttcaagaagccatgcctgacaAGACACAAGGAAGTCCGCCATTTTGATTTGAGCTCCGCTTGACAACCAAACGGTTTTATCCGAGAAATTCTGCAAGACTGCGCAAATCTtccttattttatatacattgaCTTGTTACTCCGTTTTTAATAAAGATGTACATGTCTTCAATACTGTACGATATTTATATTAACGTTAAAAGTTCTACAACGCCATGAAAAACAATGGCTATAAACGGCAAATTTCCACGACAGATAAGTTGATTCATTCCGCAAAAAAATACCCGGGGGGGAACACagtcattcaaaaaaacaaaaatctactcCGAATCCCACTGCCAGTTAAAATGTCTTCTGTCCAGGATCGAGAAACCGCTGTCCACCGTGCAGACCGGTCCGCAAGGCAGAACTGGAGGGAGAGTGCCAACCGGCAGGTCCAGAGGTAGCAAACAACAAAGGAAAAATCTGCAAAGACACGAATGTGCAAGGGTTCCCTGTACAAAACACTTCAAGTCCTTCATTTAAACAGACGGCTGCGGCGCAGGCAAGCTGCACTCCCTCCCGCTGTCGGCGGTGTACACGTGGGGCAGCGGCATCTCCGCCCCGCTGCGTCTGCCCATGCTCAACACCGAGGTGCTCCAGGTGTCGCTGGGGCGCACGCAGAAGATGGGCGTGACCAAGTCGGGCCGCCTCATCGCCTGGGAGGTACGAACGGCGCGCGTTACAGTCGGTAACTCCCCCCCCTCGCGCACCTGGCGACCCGACCCGACCGCTGCGCACCTACCGACTCGCCCTCGGTGTTCTTGTCGGGAAACATTTAGTAAGTTGTCGTTTGTGATGTCGGCAGGCGCCTTCGGTGGCGTCCGCCGAGGTCAGTCTGCCCGGCGCGGTGGAGCAGACGCAGCCGCAGTTCATCTCGCGCTTCCTGGAGGGTCAGTCCGGGGTCACCATCAAGTCCGTTTCCTGCGGCGACCTCTTCACCACCTGCATGACAGGTGAAGAGTCGAGAATTGACTAGAAATAGGCTAATGGCAAGGCAGGGCCAATTTTGTTATATGACGCATGTCATACACGTGATGACGAGCAAATAGTTTCAGTCCAGCGTTGTGTAATGACGTCTTTTGCAGACAGAGGCATCATCATGACCTTTGGAAGTGGAAGCAACGGTTGCCTTGGTCACGGGAACTTCAACGACGTCACACAGGTACTGGACGCCCACGCAGACCACGTGTACGTCTGTATGTATCTCGCATCATTCGTTATATTTCGTTCAGGTTTTTTTTCGGCAGCA of the Phyllopteryx taeniolatus isolate TA_2022b chromosome 8, UOR_Ptae_1.2, whole genome shotgun sequence genome contains:
- the nek8 gene encoding serine/threonine-protein kinase Nek8 isoform X1 is translated as MEKYEKIKVVGRGAFGIVHLCRRRSDGGLVILKEIPVEQMSRDERLAAQNECQVLKLLNHPNIIEYYENFLEDKALMIAMEYAPGGTLADYIQKRCNSLLDEDTILHFFVQILLALYHVHNKLILHRDLKTQNILLDKHQMIVKIGDFGISKILVSKSKAYTVVGTPCYISPELCEGKPYNQKSDIWALGCVLYELASLKRAFEAANLPALVLKIMSGTFAPISDRYSPELRQLILNMLNLDPSKRPQLNEITALPICIRPLLNLCTDIGNVKMRRIEKPLSTVQTGPQGRTGGRVPTGRSRDGCGAGKLHSLPLSAVYTWGSGISAPLRLPMLNTEVLQVSLGRTQKMGVTKSGRLIAWEAPSVASAEVSLPGAVEQTQPQFISRFLEGQSGVTIKSVSCGDLFTTCMTDRGIIMTFGSGSNGCLGHGNFNDVTQPKIVEALLGYELVQVSCGASHVLAMTNEREVFAWGRGDNGRLGLGAQDTHNCPQQVCLPTHFEPQKVLCGVDCSMIISAGNRIAACGSNRFNKLGLDKITSGEEPSPSNQVEEVPSFAPVQSAPLNKEKIVCIDIGTAHSVAVTESGQCITFGSNQHGQMGCSSRRGSRAPYPVPGLRGITMAACGDAFTLAIRSDGEVYTWGKGARGRLGRKEEDSGIPKPVQLDESHPFTVTSVACCHGNSLLAVKPSLDEAVPR
- the nek8 gene encoding serine/threonine-protein kinase Nek8 isoform X2; its protein translation is MSRDERLAAQNECQVLKLLNHPNIIEYYENFLEDKALMIAMEYAPGGTLADYIQKRCNSLLDEDTILHFFVQILLALYHVHNKLILHRDLKTQNILLDKHQMIVKIGDFGISKILVSKSKAYTVVGTPCYISPELCEGKPYNQKSDIWALGCVLYELASLKRAFEAANLPALVLKIMSGTFAPISDRYSPELRQLILNMLNLDPSKRPQLNEITALPICIRPLLNLCTDIGNVKMRRIEKPLSTVQTGPQGRTGGRVPTGRSRDGCGAGKLHSLPLSAVYTWGSGISAPLRLPMLNTEVLQVSLGRTQKMGVTKSGRLIAWEAPSVASAEVSLPGAVEQTQPQFISRFLEGQSGVTIKSVSCGDLFTTCMTDRGIIMTFGSGSNGCLGHGNFNDVTQPKIVEALLGYELVQVSCGASHVLAMTNEREVFAWGRGDNGRLGLGAQDTHNCPQQVCLPTHFEPQKVLCGVDCSMIISAGNRIAACGSNRFNKLGLDKITSGEEPSPSNQVEEVPSFAPVQSAPLNKEKIVCIDIGTAHSVAVTESGQCITFGSNQHGQMGCSSRRGSRAPYPVPGLRGITMAACGDAFTLAIRSDGEVYTWGKGARGRLGRKEEDSGIPKPVQLDESHPFTVTSVACCHGNSLLAVKPSLDEAVPR